In a genomic window of Hippoglossus stenolepis isolate QCI-W04-F060 chromosome 15, HSTE1.2, whole genome shotgun sequence:
- the LOC118122348 gene encoding trafficking regulator of GLUT4 1, whose product MAINTDAAFGKSALGEREVSNPTDFQDTEKLLGAPTTEHSGQTNIKSSDSFSLNIRGSVRSLDSEQTGHRSPLKSGSVGQLVAPPRSTSRLSLGPLPSPVPPGSVPPTYLWLAVLSCFCPAVPLNVCALWYANVSRSVLTSGDIEGARKYGRLSMLFSCLAILLGVAVIIFIVFTIGMKK is encoded by the exons ATGGCGATCAACACTGATGCCGCCTTTGGGAAAAGTGCCCTCGGCGAGAGGGAAGTTTCAAACCCCACCGACTTCCAGGACACGGAGAAGCTGCTGGGCGCCCCCACCACCGAGCACAGCGGGCAGACCAACATCAAATCCTCCGACTCCTTCTCCCTCAACATCCGAGGGAGCGTCCGGTCCCTGGACTCGGAACAGACCGGACACAGGTCGCCGCTGAAGTCGGGCTCCGTCGGGCAGCTGGTGGCCCCACCCAGGTCCACGTCCCGGCTGAGCCTGGGCCCGCTGCCCTCCCCGGTGCCGCCCGGGTCTGTGCCCCCCACTTACCTCTGGCTGGCCGTGCTGTCCTGCTTCTGTCCCGCGGTGCCGCTCAACGTGTGCGCCCTGTGGTACGCGAATGTG TCCAGGTCTGTTCTCACTAGTGGGGATATTGAAGGAGCCAGGAAATATGGGCGTCTGTCTATGCTGTTCAGCTGTCTGGCAATTCTGCTGGGTGTGGCTGTCATCATCTTCATAGTGTTCACAATAggtatgaaaaaataa